Proteins encoded by one window of Halomonas sp. Bachu 37:
- a CDS encoding cytochrome P450, with product MVKPAREKAPDSTLSLLREGYRFIPNRCRKHDSDIFEARLLLERTLFIQGEDAAKIFYNKTHFTRENAAPKRLEKTLFGEGGVQGLDDEEHLHRKTLFLPLLEAENVADLVETTRLVWLERLAHWKIGSTIVLFDELQEILFQGVCRWAGVPLAEEEISDKTRKIALLIESPAAITFKHLKGRMARKQLEDWAAKLITQVREGTLNVAPDKALARVAWHRNQAGDLLATEVAAVELLNILRPTTAVARYLAFIAHALHTYPQHREPLAKDDGTYREWFVEEVRRHYPFFPCVVAVVKSPFTWQGIEFTHGRRVVLDLYGTNHDKRLWERPDDFDPQRFQQTRDESYSLIPQGGGDYALHHRCPGERITLGLMHLCVDMLVNHIRYEVPRQDLDIDYGKVPTLPNSRFVIEFSGDSS from the coding sequence ATGGTCAAGCCAGCGCGCGAGAAAGCGCCCGACAGTACGCTTTCCCTGCTACGTGAGGGCTATCGGTTTATTCCTAACCGATGTCGGAAACACGACAGCGATATTTTCGAGGCGCGGCTGCTGCTTGAACGCACCCTTTTCATCCAAGGGGAAGACGCGGCGAAAATCTTTTATAACAAGACCCATTTCACCCGGGAGAATGCGGCCCCCAAGCGTCTCGAAAAGACGCTCTTCGGCGAGGGCGGTGTACAGGGATTGGATGACGAGGAGCATCTTCATCGCAAGACGCTTTTCCTGCCTCTGCTCGAAGCGGAAAACGTAGCCGATCTGGTCGAGACAACCCGTCTGGTCTGGCTAGAGCGTTTGGCGCACTGGAAAATCGGATCTACCATTGTGCTGTTTGACGAACTTCAGGAGATCTTGTTCCAGGGTGTCTGCCGGTGGGCGGGCGTTCCTCTCGCCGAAGAAGAAATAAGCGATAAGACCAGAAAGATCGCCTTGTTGATCGAAAGCCCGGCTGCCATCACGTTCAAGCACTTGAAAGGCCGAATGGCAAGGAAACAACTGGAAGACTGGGCAGCCAAACTGATTACACAGGTGCGCGAGGGTACTCTAAACGTAGCCCCCGATAAGGCATTAGCTCGGGTCGCCTGGCACCGCAATCAAGCTGGCGATCTTCTCGCTACCGAAGTCGCGGCAGTGGAGTTACTCAACATACTGCGGCCCACCACAGCGGTAGCACGCTATCTCGCCTTTATTGCCCATGCCCTGCATACCTACCCGCAACACAGGGAGCCGTTGGCAAAAGATGACGGCACTTACCGGGAATGGTTTGTCGAAGAAGTGCGCCGCCATTATCCATTCTTTCCCTGCGTCGTGGCCGTGGTGAAGTCCCCCTTCACTTGGCAAGGTATCGAGTTTACTCATGGTCGCAGGGTCGTGCTTGACCTGTATGGAACCAATCACGACAAGCGCTTATGGGAGCGGCCCGACGACTTCGATCCGCAGCGTTTTCAACAGACTCGTGATGAAAGCTATTCGCTGATCCCGCAGGGGGGTGGAGATTACGCGCTTCATCATCGCTGCCCCGGTGAAAGAATCACTCTAGGCTTGATGCATCTATGCGTGGATATGCTGGTCAATCATATTCGCTACGAGGTTCCTCGGCAGGATCTGGATATCGATTATGGCAAAGTACCCACCCTGCCAAACAGTCGTTTCGTAATCGAATTCTCGGGCGATAGCTCTTAA
- a CDS encoding ferritin-like domain-containing protein — MANQTETLKHLEDWLRDAHAMEKQAEQMLQSQASRIDHYPTLRERIEQHIVETQDQAKKLEECMTLLGVSTSTMKDTGAQLMAFGQAVGGMMAGDEVMKGSLASYSFEHFEIASYKALIQAAERASKPEIAAICKGILQEEEAMAKWLAEHLDETTRKFLERAESDDLTAKK; from the coding sequence ATGGCTAATCAAACGGAAACGCTCAAACACCTAGAAGATTGGCTACGTGATGCGCATGCTATGGAAAAGCAGGCGGAACAGATGTTGCAATCTCAAGCGAGCCGAATTGACCACTATCCAACGTTACGTGAGCGCATCGAGCAACATATCGTGGAGACTCAGGACCAGGCGAAAAAGCTGGAAGAGTGCATGACACTGCTGGGCGTGAGTACTTCCACCATGAAGGATACCGGTGCCCAGCTGATGGCTTTTGGACAAGCCGTGGGCGGCATGATGGCAGGCGATGAGGTAATGAAGGGCTCCCTGGCAAGCTACTCTTTCGAGCATTTTGAAATAGCCAGCTACAAGGCTCTGATTCAGGCAGCCGAGAGGGCATCCAAGCCAGAAATCGCCGCTATCTGCAAAGGCATTCTTCAAGAGGAAGAGGCCATGGCGAAATGGCTGGCCGAGCATCTGGACGAGACCACACGCAAGTTTCTGGAGCGTGCCGAGAGCGACGATCTCACGGCCAAGAAATAA
- a CDS encoding manganese catalase family protein, giving the protein MFHHSGKLQYPVKVDKPDPQFAMLLQQAIGGVEGEIRVAMQYFFQAMGNRGDDRIRDLLMSTATEELGHIEMLAHAVTLNLEGAPVSYQEESAKDPIINAILGGANPRHLLSSGLSAMPVNSNGVPFDMSHIYASGNLGADMMANVAAEASGRTLVSRLYNWTDDHGMKDFLSFLIARDTYHQQQWLAVIEEMGGMEAQLPIPNATPTDHEATQHSYYYLNTLLDKEAPSGRWAEGKSLDGRSEYFVKNQPEPEGQVPELGPAKPLSGAQEEQITPMKK; this is encoded by the coding sequence ATGTTTCATCATTCCGGTAAATTACAGTACCCAGTCAAGGTGGATAAACCTGACCCGCAGTTCGCGATGTTGCTGCAACAAGCCATCGGTGGCGTGGAAGGTGAAATTCGTGTGGCCATGCAGTATTTCTTCCAGGCCATGGGGAATCGTGGGGACGATCGGATTCGTGATCTGCTGATGTCCACCGCGACGGAAGAGCTTGGCCACATCGAAATGCTGGCCCACGCGGTAACACTCAATTTGGAAGGCGCGCCCGTCTCCTATCAGGAAGAGTCGGCCAAGGACCCTATCATCAATGCCATTCTTGGCGGGGCCAACCCACGCCATTTGCTGTCCTCAGGCCTCTCCGCCATGCCGGTAAACTCCAATGGGGTACCATTTGATATGAGCCACATCTATGCCTCCGGCAATCTCGGGGCGGATATGATGGCCAACGTCGCAGCAGAGGCCAGCGGGAGAACACTGGTATCGCGCCTGTATAACTGGACCGACGATCATGGCATGAAGGACTTCCTCTCCTTCCTTATCGCTCGTGATACTTACCATCAGCAGCAGTGGCTGGCGGTAATCGAGGAAATGGGCGGTATGGAAGCTCAGCTACCAATTCCTAATGCCACACCTACAGATCACGAAGCCACACAGCATTCGTATTACTATCTCAATACCTTGCTGGATAAAGAGGCTCCCTCCGGCCGCTGGGCGGAAGGCAAGTCTCTGGATGGTCGTAGCGAATACTTCGTCAAGAACCAGCCCGAACCCGAAGGACAAGTTCCTGAGCTTGGGCCAGCCAAACCTCTTTCAGGTGCTCAGGAAGAGCAGATCACGCCAATGAAGAAGTAA
- a CDS encoding ABC transporter substrate-binding protein yields MTFKKTLLASVIGATLAGTALLPMTASAETLRIGYSADPETLDIHEQLSGGMLRFSHLAFDPLVRWTKDFKFEPRLATEWEQVDETTMRMTLREGVIFHSGNEFTAEDVVWTIERLKESPDYRAIFEPVEGAEAIDDYTVEITTAEPYPLLLNLATYIFPMDRKFYTGETEDGDDKSEIVKAGNSFASRNVSGTGPFVLTERRQGVQVDFERFDDYWDTETQGNVTSIVLTPIAENASRVAALLSGGVDFIDAVPPNDLDRVREADDVELVEINGTRIIGFQLNEERVEAFQDPRVRQAVDLAINQEGIADRLMRGFATPAGQFSPEGYSGHNPDLTPRYDLERAQELMAEAGYEDGFEIDMIAPNNRYVNDAQIAQAVANMLARINIKVNLRTMPLAQYWPEYDTRESDAAMIGWHADTEDSANFFQYLSFCFDEESGAGQYNYGGYCNEEIDALVTEADSETDLEKRNEMLREAEAMLYEDAGFITLHWQNLAYAAREGVNVEPIVNAIDFPYLGDLVIKE; encoded by the coding sequence ATGACGTTCAAGAAAACGCTGCTGGCCTCCGTTATTGGCGCCACTCTGGCAGGCACCGCCTTGCTGCCCATGACGGCCAGCGCCGAAACCCTGCGCATCGGTTACAGCGCCGACCCGGAAACCCTGGATATCCACGAACAGCTCTCGGGCGGTATGCTGCGTTTCTCACACCTGGCATTCGACCCGTTGGTACGCTGGACCAAGGATTTCAAGTTCGAGCCACGCCTGGCTACTGAATGGGAACAAGTCGACGAAACCACCATGCGCATGACCCTGCGTGAAGGCGTCATCTTCCACTCCGGCAATGAATTCACTGCCGAAGACGTGGTCTGGACGATTGAACGTCTGAAGGAGAGCCCTGATTACCGCGCTATCTTCGAGCCGGTGGAAGGTGCCGAAGCCATCGATGACTATACTGTCGAAATTACCACGGCCGAGCCCTATCCGCTGCTGCTCAACCTGGCCACCTACATCTTCCCGATGGATCGCAAGTTCTATACCGGCGAAACCGAAGACGGCGACGATAAGAGCGAAATCGTCAAGGCAGGCAACTCCTTCGCCTCACGCAACGTTTCCGGCACCGGTCCCTTCGTGCTGACCGAGCGGCGCCAGGGTGTTCAGGTCGATTTCGAGCGTTTCGATGATTATTGGGACACCGAAACTCAAGGCAACGTTACCAGCATCGTGTTGACACCTATCGCCGAGAACGCGTCTCGCGTGGCTGCCCTGCTGTCCGGTGGTGTGGATTTCATCGATGCCGTACCCCCCAACGATCTCGATCGCGTACGTGAAGCCGACGATGTCGAACTCGTCGAAATCAACGGTACTCGTATTATTGGCTTCCAGCTTAACGAAGAGCGCGTCGAAGCCTTCCAGGATCCGCGCGTGCGCCAGGCGGTGGACCTTGCCATCAACCAGGAAGGCATCGCCGACCGCTTGATGCGTGGTTTTGCCACGCCGGCCGGGCAGTTCTCGCCGGAAGGCTATTCCGGCCACAACCCGGACCTGACCCCGCGCTATGACCTGGAGCGCGCCCAGGAACTGATGGCGGAAGCCGGTTACGAAGACGGTTTCGAGATCGACATGATCGCGCCCAACAACCGCTACGTGAACGATGCCCAGATCGCCCAGGCCGTAGCCAACATGCTGGCGCGCATCAATATCAAGGTAAACCTGCGCACCATGCCGCTGGCCCAGTACTGGCCGGAATACGATACACGTGAATCCGATGCCGCGATGATCGGCTGGCACGCCGATACCGAAGACAGTGCCAACTTCTTCCAGTACCTGAGTTTCTGCTTCGACGAGGAAAGCGGTGCCGGCCAGTACAACTACGGCGGTTACTGCAACGAAGAGATCGATGCGCTGGTCACCGAGGCCGATAGCGAAACCGATCTGGAAAAGCGCAACGAAATGCTGCGTGAAGCCGAAGCCATGCTTTATGAAGACGCCGGTTTCATTACTCTGCACTGGCAGAATCTGGCCTACGCCGCTCGCGAGGGCGTGAATGTCGAACCGATCGTCAACGCCATCGATTTCCCCTACCTGGGTGACCTCGTCATCAAAGAATAA
- a CDS encoding ABC transporter permease, whose product MIAFLIKRLMHAILVMFVISVLAFAIQDNLGDPVQQMVGQSVPESEREAIRERLGLNDPFLVQYSRFAVNALQGDFGNSYFYREPALEVIARHLPATLELVFAATLIIVLFSVPIGVYSAIKPKAVLSRFFMGISIVGISVPVFLTAIVLIQIFSIGMTVSFFPQDTGWGSWLNDLLSTEGNMPSFGRGYDLVHVVGYWDTNLASWNGLKHLVLPAISLASIMLPLFIRLIRAEMMEVLQSDYVRYARAKGISMRRVYFIHALKNTMLPVITVGGVQIGTMVAYTILTETVFQWPGMGLMFLDAINRADIPLIVTYLMIVGVIFVVTNTIVDLVYGLVNPTVKLTGKPA is encoded by the coding sequence ATGATTGCCTTTTTGATCAAGCGGCTGATGCACGCGATATTGGTGATGTTCGTCATCAGCGTGCTGGCCTTCGCCATCCAGGACAACCTGGGTGATCCCGTTCAACAGATGGTCGGGCAGTCGGTGCCCGAAAGCGAGCGTGAGGCGATTCGTGAGAGACTCGGCCTGAATGATCCGTTCCTGGTGCAGTACAGCCGTTTTGCCGTCAATGCCCTGCAAGGCGATTTCGGTAACTCCTATTTCTATCGTGAACCCGCTCTGGAAGTCATTGCCCGTCACCTGCCGGCAACCCTGGAGCTGGTATTCGCCGCCACCTTGATCATCGTGCTGTTTTCCGTACCTATCGGCGTCTACAGTGCCATAAAGCCGAAAGCGGTGTTATCGCGATTTTTCATGGGCATTTCGATCGTGGGCATTTCGGTACCGGTCTTTTTGACCGCCATCGTGTTGATCCAGATATTCTCCATCGGCATGACCGTCAGCTTCTTTCCCCAGGATACCGGCTGGGGCAGCTGGTTGAATGATCTGCTATCGACCGAAGGCAACATGCCATCGTTCGGCCGTGGCTACGATCTGGTGCATGTCGTCGGCTACTGGGACACCAACCTGGCCAGCTGGAACGGCCTCAAGCACCTGGTACTGCCTGCCATTTCCTTGGCCTCGATCATGCTGCCGCTGTTCATCCGCTTGATTCGCGCGGAAATGATGGAGGTGCTGCAGTCCGACTATGTCCGCTATGCCCGGGCCAAGGGCATTTCCATGCGCCGGGTCTATTTCATCCACGCATTGAAGAACACCATGCTCCCGGTCATTACGGTCGGCGGCGTGCAGATCGGCACCATGGTGGCCTACACCATTCTCACCGAGACGGTCTTCCAGTGGCCGGGCATGGGATTGATGTTCCTCGACGCCATCAACCGTGCGGACATCCCGCTCATCGTCACCTACCTGATGATCGTCGGGGTGATCTTCGTGGTCACCAATACCATCGTCGACCTGGTCTATGGCCTGGTGAATCCCACCGTCAAACTCACCGGTAAGCCCGCATGA
- a CDS encoding ABC transporter permease, with protein MTTTKTEKSATPPTKWERLRDSYLWYSFKRDRTAQLCLAVFIALVIAAFAAPLLAPTDPYDLRQIDILASELPPFWIDGADENYTLGTDAQGRDLLSIILYGTRVSLLIGFGAVILQALLGVTFGLMAGYLGGRVDAILMRLADIQLSFSTLMVAIVVGAVVKATLGGSFYSQYAVLMLILIIGLAEWPQYARTVRASVLAEKNKEYVDAARVMGLRSKRIMFRHVLPNTLSPIFVISTVQIANAIISEAALSFLGLGMPETHPSLGSLIKAGFDYIQSGSWWITLIPGAVLVVLVLSINLLGDWLRDVMNPRLYKN; from the coding sequence ATGACGACAACCAAGACTGAGAAATCCGCCACTCCGCCCACAAAGTGGGAGCGCCTGCGCGACTCCTACCTGTGGTACAGCTTCAAGCGCGACCGTACCGCCCAGCTCTGCCTGGCGGTATTCATTGCGCTCGTGATAGCGGCATTTGCCGCGCCGCTGCTGGCGCCTACCGACCCCTACGACTTGCGCCAGATCGACATTCTCGCGTCCGAGCTGCCGCCGTTCTGGATCGACGGAGCCGACGAAAACTATACCCTCGGCACCGACGCCCAGGGCCGCGACCTGCTATCGATCATCCTCTACGGCACGCGTGTCTCGCTGCTGATCGGCTTCGGCGCCGTCATCCTGCAAGCGTTGCTGGGTGTGACGTTCGGCCTGATGGCGGGCTACCTGGGCGGCCGAGTGGACGCCATCCTGATGCGCCTGGCCGATATCCAGCTGTCGTTCTCGACCCTGATGGTAGCGATCGTGGTGGGTGCCGTGGTCAAGGCCACACTCGGCGGTTCGTTCTACAGCCAGTATGCCGTGCTCATGCTGATCCTGATCATCGGCCTGGCCGAATGGCCCCAGTACGCACGTACGGTGAGAGCCTCGGTACTGGCGGAAAAGAACAAGGAGTATGTCGATGCGGCGCGGGTCATGGGGCTGCGCAGCAAGCGCATCATGTTCCGCCACGTGTTGCCCAATACGTTGTCTCCCATTTTCGTCATATCCACGGTACAGATCGCCAATGCCATCATTTCGGAAGCGGCGCTCTCGTTTCTGGGGCTCGGCATGCCCGAGACCCACCCTTCGCTGGGGTCGCTGATCAAGGCAGGCTTCGACTATATCCAGTCAGGGTCGTGGTGGATCACCTTGATTCCCGGTGCCGTATTGGTGGTGCTGGTGTTATCGATCAACCTGCTGGGCGATTGGCTGCGTGATGTCATGAACCCGCGTCTGTACAAGAACTGA
- a CDS encoding ABC transporter ATP-binding protein — protein sequence MALLEVTDLDVRFALRQGEVRALRNVNFTLERGERLGIVGESGAGKSVAAFSLLNLISKPGFIAGGSIRFDGKELNSMSERGLRKVRGNRISMIFQDPMMTLNPVLTIGEQMVECLKAHRRISSKEARAIALDKLQQVQIPSPDTRLDQYPHELSGGMRQRIIIAIALLLDPDIIIADEPTTALDVTIQAEIMALLLELCEQHNVGLILITHDLGVVSQVTQRMLVMYAGRVIEQGSTREIINDPQHPYTQGLINALPQMATPGEKLNQIRGSMPSLSNLPSGCAFHPRCDFVNTADGRPRPACLEQVPGFVDTGNCSVACHMVAEMLEDRRLKEETT from the coding sequence ATGGCACTGCTAGAAGTCACCGATCTGGACGTGCGCTTCGCCCTGCGCCAGGGCGAAGTGCGCGCACTGCGCAACGTCAATTTCACTCTGGAGCGCGGCGAGCGCCTAGGAATCGTCGGGGAGTCCGGGGCGGGCAAGTCGGTCGCGGCCTTTTCCCTGCTCAACCTTATCTCCAAGCCCGGCTTCATCGCAGGGGGCAGCATCCGTTTCGACGGCAAGGAACTGAACTCGATGTCGGAGCGCGGCCTGCGCAAGGTTCGCGGCAACCGTATCTCGATGATCTTTCAGGACCCCATGATGACGCTCAATCCGGTGCTCACCATCGGCGAGCAGATGGTGGAGTGCCTCAAGGCGCATCGGCGCATCTCATCGAAAGAGGCCCGAGCGATTGCCCTGGACAAGCTGCAGCAGGTCCAGATTCCGTCACCCGATACCCGGCTGGATCAGTATCCCCACGAACTTTCCGGGGGGATGCGCCAGCGCATCATCATCGCCATCGCCTTGCTGCTCGACCCCGATATCATCATCGCCGACGAGCCCACCACCGCCCTGGACGTCACTATCCAGGCGGAAATCATGGCGCTACTGCTGGAGTTGTGCGAACAACACAACGTGGGCCTGATTCTGATTACTCACGATCTGGGTGTGGTAAGTCAGGTCACCCAGCGCATGCTGGTCATGTACGCGGGCCGGGTGATCGAGCAGGGCTCCACCCGCGAAATCATCAACGACCCGCAGCATCCCTACACCCAAGGGCTCATCAACGCTCTGCCGCAGATGGCGACACCCGGCGAGAAGCTCAACCAGATTCGTGGCAGCATGCCATCGCTGTCCAACCTGCCCAGCGGTTGCGCCTTCCACCCCCGCTGTGATTTCGTCAATACTGCGGATGGCCGGCCGCGCCCGGCCTGCCTTGAACAAGTCCCGGGGTTCGTCGATACAGGTAACTGCAGCGTCGCTTGCCACATGGTGGCGGAAATGCTTGAAGATCGCCGCCTGAAGGAGGAAACCACATGA
- a CDS encoding oligopeptide/dipeptide ABC transporter ATP-binding protein — protein sequence MNATASVSATSRIPAHDIPTDNEESADSLLQIRNLKKRFSLSGDFLEQLRFKGGKLVRHQEYVHAINGVNLDIHRGEALCVVGESGCGKSTVARTVMGLLTPSEGEIRYAGERIDNLSSRQLLPYRKRMQMIFQNPYASLNPRMTIQQTLEEPLRLHHPDWNRQQIQDKVREVMASVGIDPDWGKRFGHEFSGGQRQRIAIARALAVDPEFIVADEPISALDVSIQAQVLNLLMEAQQQRNLTYLFITHDLAVVEHFGTRVAVMYLGTVCEVATTATLFAKPRHPYTQALLSAIPRLEDDRPQHIRLEGEVPTPVNLPSGCVFHGRCPYANTRCKQEVPLLITQQDGTRVACHAVEENRI from the coding sequence ATGAACGCTACTGCCTCGGTGTCCGCTACTTCCCGTATTCCGGCCCATGATATTCCCACCGATAACGAAGAGAGCGCCGACTCGCTGTTGCAGATTCGCAACTTGAAAAAGCGTTTCTCGCTTTCCGGGGATTTCCTCGAACAGCTGCGTTTCAAGGGCGGCAAGCTGGTACGCCACCAGGAGTACGTACACGCTATCAACGGGGTGAACCTCGACATTCATCGCGGCGAGGCGCTATGCGTGGTGGGAGAATCCGGTTGCGGCAAATCCACCGTGGCGCGCACCGTGATGGGGCTGCTGACGCCCTCGGAAGGTGAGATTCGTTACGCCGGCGAGCGCATCGACAATCTCAGCTCCCGACAGCTCTTGCCCTACCGCAAGCGCATGCAGATGATATTCCAGAATCCTTATGCGTCGCTCAACCCGCGCATGACGATTCAACAAACCCTGGAAGAGCCACTTCGCTTGCACCATCCCGACTGGAATCGCCAGCAGATCCAGGACAAGGTGAGAGAAGTGATGGCTTCGGTGGGGATCGACCCGGACTGGGGCAAGCGTTTCGGCCATGAATTTTCCGGCGGCCAGCGCCAGCGTATCGCCATTGCCCGGGCATTGGCCGTCGACCCCGAGTTCATCGTCGCCGACGAGCCGATCTCAGCGTTGGATGTGTCGATCCAGGCGCAGGTCCTCAACCTGTTGATGGAAGCGCAGCAACAGCGCAATCTTACCTATCTGTTCATTACCCATGATCTGGCCGTCGTGGAGCACTTCGGCACACGGGTAGCAGTGATGTACCTGGGCACCGTTTGCGAGGTGGCTACCACCGCCACCCTGTTTGCCAAGCCGCGTCATCCGTATACTCAAGCGTTGCTCTCGGCGATTCCGCGCCTGGAGGATGATCGTCCGCAGCACATCCGCCTGGAAGGCGAAGTGCCCACCCCGGTCAATCTGCCTAGCGGTTGCGTGTTCCATGGACGCTGCCCCTATGCCAATACGCGTTGCAAACAGGAAGTCCCGTTACTGATCACCCAGCAGGATGGCACTCGGGTTGCCTGCCATGCCGTCGAGGAAAATCGAATATGA
- a CDS encoding LysR family transcriptional regulator, producing the protein MEIRWLEDFIALARTQHFSRAAEDQHVTQPTFSRRIKLLEEEMGATLINRQTLPLSLTPAGEEFLTMCEQVTDRVRLTRDRVREINAGQQRRIMIAAPQSLLAHFLPGWLEATGWDTRIQPYLRATGWVAGDYFQALARGECDLALCYWPAERCDLDLDTSACSYRVIGHERLIAVTAPDDDGEPTAALPGSRTQPVPWLAYPKRGLLGSAIKTHLSRLSHATYLTAQSENLYAAGIKELVSLGYGMSWLPERTVQAELADGKLVRAGDSRWDVPMELRLYRHQNQHHAGLDEFWAKVPSPS; encoded by the coding sequence ATGGAGATACGCTGGCTTGAAGATTTCATTGCCTTGGCGAGAACACAGCACTTTTCCCGGGCGGCGGAAGACCAGCACGTAACCCAGCCCACCTTCTCCCGGCGCATCAAGCTGCTGGAGGAGGAGATGGGCGCCACCTTGATCAACCGCCAGACACTGCCGCTCTCCCTGACGCCCGCCGGTGAGGAATTTCTCACCATGTGCGAACAGGTCACCGACCGTGTGCGCCTGACAAGGGACAGGGTGCGGGAAATCAATGCCGGCCAACAACGGCGTATCATGATTGCGGCACCTCAAAGTCTGCTGGCTCACTTTCTACCCGGCTGGCTCGAGGCGACAGGCTGGGACACCCGCATTCAACCTTATCTGCGCGCCACCGGCTGGGTGGCCGGCGATTACTTCCAGGCTCTGGCGCGTGGCGAGTGCGATCTGGCGCTGTGCTATTGGCCGGCCGAGCGCTGCGACCTGGATCTCGACACCAGCGCATGCAGCTATCGAGTCATCGGACACGAACGACTGATCGCGGTCACCGCGCCCGATGACGATGGCGAGCCCACCGCCGCGTTGCCGGGTAGTCGAACACAACCGGTGCCTTGGCTTGCCTACCCCAAGCGCGGACTGCTCGGCTCCGCCATCAAGACGCATCTTTCGCGACTCTCCCACGCGACGTATCTCACCGCACAGAGCGAAAACCTCTATGCCGCTGGAATCAAGGAGCTGGTATCGCTGGGCTACGGCATGAGCTGGCTACCCGAGCGCACCGTTCAGGCGGAACTAGCCGACGGAAAGTTGGTACGTGCCGGCGATTCGCGCTGGGATGTGCCCATGGAACTGCGCCTCTACCGGCATCAAAACCAGCATCATGCCGGTCTCGACGAATTCTGGGCCAAGGTGCCCTCACCTTCCTGA
- the pepQ gene encoding Xaa-Pro dipeptidase has protein sequence MLDTLHTLHQQHLDRLQTAYAELLNRHGYDAVILYSGHSTANFADDQHPSFATFGHFMHWLPMAEVQHSWLVIQPGQAPRLVLHAPADFWHSATVLPDEPWVSAFTVEYQASPGLPTGLPRRLAAIGDIPDAWATKLGADNNPVSLVTALDELRMVKDEYEIACLREANRLAMQGHLAAAEAFHRDTAELDIQLAYLGASRQRESAVPYQNIVGLNQHGGVLHYQHYELDAPAARRSLLVDAGRRYRGYCADITRTHAGNDAPDDFSALIQSMHGLKDDLINAVKPGVDFIDLHLNMHQQLGNILLRHGLISGSAESAVETGITRAFCPHGLGHSLGLQVHDVAGLRHPDGSPSPAPPQHPALRLTRELTPGMVVTIEPGLYFIPMLLEPLRNTQAGGLIQWEQVQRLAPCGGIRIEDNIAVTAHGRDNLTA, from the coding sequence ATGCTAGATACATTGCACACTCTACATCAGCAACACTTGGACCGCCTGCAAACCGCTTACGCCGAGCTGCTGAACCGCCACGGCTACGATGCTGTCATTCTCTACAGCGGTCACTCGACGGCCAATTTTGCCGATGACCAACATCCCTCCTTCGCTACATTCGGCCATTTCATGCACTGGTTGCCCATGGCAGAGGTACAGCACAGCTGGCTGGTGATCCAGCCGGGCCAGGCGCCGCGACTGGTGCTTCATGCACCAGCTGATTTCTGGCATTCCGCCACCGTTCTGCCAGACGAACCCTGGGTCTCGGCCTTCACGGTGGAATACCAGGCAAGCCCCGGCCTGCCCACCGGGCTGCCCCGCCGCCTGGCAGCGATCGGCGATATTCCCGACGCCTGGGCGACAAAACTCGGTGCCGACAACAATCCTGTCTCACTGGTAACGGCACTGGACGAGCTGCGCATGGTCAAGGACGAGTACGAAATCGCCTGCCTGCGCGAAGCCAATCGCCTGGCGATGCAAGGGCACCTTGCAGCGGCCGAAGCCTTTCATCGGGACACCGCCGAACTGGATATCCAACTGGCCTACCTAGGCGCCAGCCGCCAGCGGGAGTCGGCGGTGCCGTACCAGAATATCGTCGGGCTCAACCAGCATGGCGGCGTGTTGCACTATCAGCACTACGAACTGGATGCCCCCGCGGCCCGCCGCAGCTTGCTGGTCGACGCTGGCCGCCGTTATCGCGGCTACTGCGCCGATATCACCCGCACCCATGCGGGAAACGATGCGCCCGATGATTTCAGTGCGTTGATCCAGTCCATGCACGGCTTGAAGGATGATCTGATCAATGCCGTCAAGCCTGGGGTCGATTTCATCGACCTGCACCTCAACATGCATCAACAGCTGGGGAATATTCTCTTGCGCCACGGGCTGATCTCGGGCTCTGCCGAAAGTGCTGTGGAAACGGGTATCACCCGGGCATTCTGTCCGCATGGCCTGGGGCATTCGCTGGGCTTGCAGGTCCACGATGTCGCCGGGTTGCGCCATCCCGACGGCTCGCCTTCCCCCGCCCCGCCGCAACATCCCGCCCTGCGCCTGACCCGTGAGTTGACACCGGGAATGGTAGTGACGATCGAACCCGGCCTGTATTTCATTCCCATGCTGCTGGAACCGCTGCGCAATACACAAGCAGGCGGTCTCATCCAGTGGGAACAAGTCCAGCGCTTGGCGCCGTGCGGCGGTATCCGCATCGAGGACAATATCGCGGTTACCGCACACGGACGGGACAACCTGACCGCTTGA